The following are encoded in a window of Chlorocebus sabaeus isolate Y175 chromosome 22, mChlSab1.0.hap1, whole genome shotgun sequence genomic DNA:
- the ZNF502 gene encoding zinc finger protein 502, giving the protein MLNMEGTEEREIRRETCPGWVNKNKPAPEQDVCKIDSSGIVAKRFQEDEYQDSTFEEKYACEGMKENSPREIAESCLFQEGGFGGITFIHKEAPPEIISQNYNFEKSLLLTSSLVTRLRVSTEESLHQWETSNIHTNDFSDQSKCPTLCTQKKSWKCNECGKTFTQGSSLTQHQRTHTGERPYACEECGKAFSRSSFLVQHQRIHTGVKPYGCEQCGKTFRCRSFLTQHQRVHTGEKPYKCNECGNSFRNHSHLTEHQRIHTGEKPYKCNRCGKAFNQNTHLIHHQRIHTGEKPYVCSECGSSFRKHSNLTQHQRIHTGEKPHKCDECGKTFQTKANLSQHQRIHTGEKPYKCKECGKAFCQSPSLIKHQRIHTGEKPYKCKECGKAFTQSTPLTKHQRIHTGERPYKCSECGKAFIQSICLIRHQRSHTGEKPYKCNECGKGFNQNTCLTQHMRIHTGEKPYKCKECGKAFAHSSSLTEHHRTHTGEKLYKCSECEKTFRKYAHLSEHYRIHTGEKPYECIECGKFFRHSSVLFRHQKLHSGE; this is encoded by the exons ATGTTGAATATGGAAGGAactgaagagagagagattagaagAGAGACTTGTCCAG GCTGGGTAAACAAGAACAAGCCTGCTCCAGAGCAGGATGTCTGTAAAATTGACTCATCAGGGATAGTAGCAAAGAGATTCCAAGAGGATGAATACCAAGATTctacatttgaagaaaaatatgcatGTGAGGGCATGAAGGAAAACTCTCCTAGGGAGATTGCTGAATCATGCCTTTTCCAGGAAGGAGGTTTTGGGGGAATAACTTTCATCCACAAAGAAGCACCCCCTGAAATTATTAGTCAAAACTATAATTTTGAGAAAAGCTTGCTTTTGACCTCAAGCCTTGTTACACGTCTCAGGGTTTCTACAGAAGAGAGTCTGCATCAGTGGGAAACAAGTAATATACACACCAATGATTTTTCAGACCAAAGTAAATGTCCAACTCTCTGCACACAGAAGAAATCTTggaaatgtaatgaatgtggaaaaacCTTTACTCAGGGCTCATCCCTTACCCAACATCAGagaactcatactggagagagaccctacGCATGtgaggaatgtgggaaagcctttagtcGTAGTTCGTTCCTTGTTCAACATCAAAGAATTCACACTGGAGTGAAACCATATGGATGTGAGCAGTGTGGGAAAACATTTCGATGTCGATCATTTCTTACTCAGCATCAAagagttcacactggagagaaaccttataaatgtaatgaatgtgggaatTCCTTCCGCAATCACTCACATCTCACTGAACaccagagaattcacactggagagaaaccttataaaTGTAATAGATGTGGGAAGGCATTCAATCAGAATACACACCTTATTCatcatcagagaattcacactggtgAGAAGCCTTATGTATGCAGTGAATGTGGCTCTTCTTTTCGAAAACACTCAAATCTTACacaacatcagagaattcacactgggGAAAAACCCCATAAATGTGATGAATGTGGGAAAACTTTCCAAACAAAGGCAAACCTCTCTcagcatcagagaattcatactggagagaaaccctataaatgtaaagaatgtggcaaagcgtTTTGTCAGAGCCCATCTCTTATTAAACACCAgcgaattcatactggagaaaaaccataTAAGTGTAAGGAATGTGGCAAAGCATTTACTCAGAGCACCCCACTCACTAAACATCAGAGAATACACACGGGGGAGAGACCCTACAAATGCAGTGAATGTGGTAAAGCCTTCATTCAAAGCATTTGCCTTATTCGGCATCAGAGAAgtcacactggagaaaaaccctataaatgcAATGAATGTGGAAAGGGCTTTAATCAGAACACCTGCCTCACTCAGCATatgagaattcatactggagagaagccctataaatgtaaagaatgtgggaaagcctttgcTCATAGCTCATCTCTTACTGAACATCATAGAACGCACACTGGTGAGAAGCTCTATAAATGTAGTGAGTGTGAGAAAACCTTCCGCAAGTATGCACACCTTAGTGAACATTACAGAATTCACACTGGTGAGAAGCCTTATGAGTGCATTGAGTGTGGAAAGTTCTTCAGACATAGTTCAGTCCTTTTCAGACATCAGAAACTTCACAGTGGTGAATAA
- the ZNF501 gene encoding zinc finger protein 501, whose amino-acid sequence MNSSQISLKMKHRRVHMQKKPSKCSECGKFFTQRSSLTQHQRIHRGEKPYVCSECGSCFRKQSNLTQHLRIHTGEKPFKCNECEKAFQTKAILVQHLRIHTGEKPYKCNECGKAFCQSPSLIKHQRIHTGEKPYKCTECGKAFSQSVCLTRHRRSHSGDKPFKCNECGKAFNQSACLMQHQRIHSGEKPYTCIECGKAFTQNSSLVEHERTHTGEKLYKCSECEKTFRKQAHLSEHYRIHTGEKPYECVGCGKSFRHSSALLRHQRLHAGE is encoded by the coding sequence ATGAATTCCAGCCAAATATCACTCAAAATGAAACATCGGAGAGTTCACATGCAGAAGAAACCTTCAAAGTGTAGTGAATGTGGAAAGTTCTTTACTCAGAGATCATCTCTTACCCAGCACCAGAGGATTCACAGAGGAGAGAAGCCCTATGTGTGCAGTGAATGTGGAAGTTGTTTCCGTAAACAGTCAAATCTTACTCAACATCTGAGAATCCATACGGGAGAGAAACCTtttaaatgtaatgaatgtgagAAAGCCTTTCAAACAAAAGCAATTCTTGTTCAGCATctgagaattcatactggagagaaaccctataaatgcaatgaatgtggaaaagccttttGTCAGAGCCCATCCCTTATTAAACACCAgcgaattcatactggagagaaaccgtaTAAATGcacagaatgtggcaaagccttcagTCAGAGCGTATGCCTTACTCGTCATCGGAGAAGTCATTCTGGAGATAAACCTTTTaagtgtaatgaatgtgggaaagcctttaatCAGAGTGCATGTCTCATGCAGCATCAGAGAATTCAttcaggagagaaaccctacacatGCATTGAATGTGGTAAAGCCTTCACTCAGAACTCTTCCCTTGTTGAACATGAAAGGACTCACACCGGAGAGAAACTTTATAAGTGTAGTGAGTGTGAAAAAACTTTCCGCAAACAAGCACACCTTAGTGAGCATTacagaattcatactggagaaaaaccttatGAGTGTGTTGGATGTGGGAAATCCTTTAGGCACAGTTCAGCACTTCTTCGACATCAGAGGCTTCATGCTGGAGAGTAA